The Agrobacterium cucumeris genome has a segment encoding these proteins:
- the hspL gene encoding heat shock protein HspL has protein sequence MRHVDFSPLYRSTVGFDRLFSMLDGLGQPEQAQSYPPYNIERTGENTYRITMAVAGFDETELSIESRANALTVKAEKSGDEKSSEGEFLYRGIATRAFERRFQLADHVEVQTASLKNGLLHIDLVRNIPEAMKPRRIAISSDSADAPKTIEAQITPAQVN, from the coding sequence ATGCGTCACGTCGATTTTTCCCCCCTCTATCGCTCCACCGTTGGCTTCGACCGTCTTTTCTCGATGCTTGACGGCCTCGGCCAGCCCGAACAGGCCCAGTCCTATCCGCCCTACAACATCGAGCGGACGGGTGAGAACACCTATCGTATCACCATGGCTGTTGCCGGTTTCGATGAGACCGAACTCAGCATTGAATCCCGCGCCAATGCGCTGACGGTGAAGGCTGAGAAGTCCGGGGACGAGAAGTCATCCGAAGGCGAATTCCTGTATCGCGGCATCGCCACGCGCGCTTTCGAACGCCGCTTCCAGCTTGCCGACCACGTCGAAGTCCAGACCGCTTCCTTAAAGAACGGCCTGCTCCACATTGATCTCGTCCGCAATATCCCGGAAGCCATGAAGCCGCGCCGCATCGCGATCTCGTCCGACAGCGCCGATGCGCCGAAGACGATCGAAGCCCAGATCACGCCGGCTCAGGTCAACTAA
- a CDS encoding bile acid:sodium symporter family protein: MTRFLPDRFTMMLVATVILASFLPISGQPAEYFGLATKLAIALLFFLHGARLSRDVVIAGILHWRLHLAILLVTFGLFPLLGVAIGFIPENILPAPLYMGVLFLCVLPSTVQSSIAFTSMAGGNVPAAICSASASNIFGMFLTPLLVGLLFTVGGHGNGFSLDAFLQIFLQLLLPFIVGQVLQPWIGDWIRARKKLLSPVDRGSILMVVYLAFSDAVIEGIWQTFSLRDIGVVIVINILLLAFVLCVTMFGSRALGFNKADEITITFCGSKKSLASGVPMAGAIFAGQSIGAIVLPIMLFHQIQLMVCAVLAQRYARKAHEKAAIMETAAAEGVAASTR, translated from the coding sequence ATGACCCGCTTCCTGCCTGACCGCTTCACCATGATGTTGGTGGCCACCGTGATTTTGGCTTCCTTTCTGCCCATCAGCGGTCAGCCGGCGGAATATTTCGGCCTTGCGACGAAGCTGGCGATTGCGCTTCTGTTCTTCCTGCATGGTGCGCGACTTTCGCGGGATGTGGTGATTGCCGGCATCCTGCACTGGCGTCTGCATCTGGCGATCCTGCTCGTCACTTTCGGCCTTTTCCCGTTGCTGGGCGTGGCGATCGGTTTCATTCCCGAAAACATCCTGCCGGCGCCGCTTTATATGGGCGTGCTGTTTCTCTGTGTCCTGCCATCCACTGTGCAATCCTCCATCGCCTTCACCTCCATGGCGGGCGGAAACGTGCCGGCGGCGATCTGCTCGGCTTCGGCATCGAATATTTTCGGCATGTTCCTGACGCCATTGCTGGTTGGCCTGCTGTTTACGGTCGGCGGCCATGGCAACGGGTTTTCGCTGGACGCTTTCCTGCAAATCTTCCTGCAGCTGTTGTTGCCTTTCATCGTCGGTCAGGTGTTGCAGCCGTGGATTGGCGACTGGATCCGGGCGCGCAAAAAACTGCTGTCTCCCGTTGATCGCGGCTCGATCTTGATGGTTGTCTATCTCGCTTTTTCCGATGCTGTCATCGAGGGTATCTGGCAGACGTTTTCCCTGCGCGACATCGGCGTGGTCATTGTCATCAACATCCTGCTTCTGGCGTTTGTCCTCTGCGTAACGATGTTCGGCAGCCGGGCGCTTGGTTTCAACAAGGCGGATGAAATCACCATCACCTTCTGCGGGTCCAAGAAGAGCCTTGCCAGTGGCGTGCCCATGGCGGGCGCGATCTTTGCCGGCCAGAGCATTGGCGCAATCGTTTTGCCAATCATGCTCTTCCACCAGATTCAGCTGATGGTCTGCGCCGTGCTGGCCCAGCGTTATGCCCGCAAGGCCCATGAGAAGGCAGCGATTATGGAAACGGCTGCCGCAGAAGGCGTGGCGGCATCCACCCGCTGA
- a CDS encoding LysR family transcriptional regulator — protein MLNLQHLASFVMLQQTGSFTLAAERLGVGQSTVSQHIQRLEASLGRRLIARSTHQVKLTGEGEALLGYARNMLDIDSKVSSLFSESRLRGRLRLGVSEDFVASRLTAILEEFIRLYPLVDLELTVSLSGVLYQMQDNGELDVVLAKRRLGDKLGHFLYREPLVWLARDPERMLNQPDALPLIAFPPPSITRKAAQEALDRAGLSWRIVCTCGSLSGLTAAARAGMGILVQPRSMAPTGLKEIAADVLPVLEDVEFVLQPSKGTDTKLVRALSDLVSSKSIAPGSFV, from the coding sequence ATGCTGAACCTTCAACATCTAGCCAGCTTCGTCATGCTGCAGCAAACCGGCAGTTTCACTCTCGCAGCCGAGCGACTGGGTGTCGGCCAATCCACCGTCAGCCAGCATATTCAACGGCTGGAAGCCTCGCTTGGTCGCCGGCTGATTGCACGTAGTACCCATCAGGTAAAACTGACCGGTGAAGGCGAGGCACTGCTCGGTTATGCCCGCAATATGCTTGACATCGACAGCAAGGTCTCCTCGCTCTTCAGCGAAAGCCGCCTGCGCGGACGGCTGAGGCTTGGTGTATCCGAAGATTTCGTCGCCAGCCGGCTGACGGCCATTCTGGAAGAGTTCATCCGTCTTTATCCTCTAGTGGATCTGGAACTGACGGTTTCGCTGAGCGGCGTACTTTACCAGATGCAGGATAATGGCGAACTGGATGTGGTGCTGGCCAAACGCCGTCTTGGTGACAAGCTCGGACACTTCCTCTATCGCGAACCGCTGGTGTGGCTGGCGCGTGACCCCGAGCGCATGCTGAACCAGCCGGACGCCCTGCCGCTGATCGCCTTTCCGCCGCCGAGCATTACCAGAAAGGCGGCGCAGGAAGCGCTTGACCGCGCTGGCCTCTCCTGGCGCATCGTCTGCACCTGCGGCAGTCTCAGCGGGCTGACGGCTGCTGCAAGAGCGGGCATGGGCATTCTGGTGCAGCCACGCAGCATGGCGCCCACCGGTCTCAAGGAGATTGCGGCGGATGTGCTGCCGGTGCTCGAAGACGTGGAATTCGTGCTTCAGCCGAGCAAGGGTACCGATACGAAACTGGTGCGCGCCCTTTCCGATCTGGTGTCCAGCAAGAGCATCGCTCCCGGCAGCTTCGTATAG
- the glpK gene encoding glycerol kinase GlpK, whose translation MGGYILAIDQGTTSTRSMVFDRDMRVIGVGQREFPQHFPASGWVEHDGEDIWKSVLETIRLALADAGIAASDIEAIGITNQRETTVLWDRNTGEAVHRAVVWQDRRAAPICEDLKRRGLEPLFSKKTGLLLDPYFSGTKLKWILDSVSGLREKAVRGDICFGTVDSFLIYRLTGGRRHVTDATNASRTLIYNIEDNAWDDELLSILDIPRAMLPEVLDCAADFGVTDKALLGAEIPILGVAGDQQAAVIGNACFEPGMMKSTYGTGCFALLNTGTDRVASTNRLLTTIAYRLDGVTTYALEGSIFIAGAAVQWLRDELGFISVASEVSALAEKADPNQRVYLVPAFTGLGAPYWDADARGAIFGLTRGTGPAEFARAALESVAYQTFDLLDAMRKDWAGDNGKTVLRVDGGMVASDWTMQRLADVLAAPVDRPVFLETTILGAAWLAASRAGIWPDREAFAAHWKRDRRFAPDMDEAERKNAIAGWRDSVGRCLSRREN comes from the coding sequence ATGGGCGGTTATATTCTGGCGATCGATCAGGGAACGACATCGACACGGTCGATGGTCTTTGATCGCGACATGCGGGTCATCGGTGTCGGACAGCGAGAATTTCCGCAACATTTCCCGGCCTCGGGCTGGGTGGAACATGATGGCGAGGATATCTGGAAAAGCGTGCTCGAAACCATCCGGCTGGCGCTTGCCGATGCCGGCATTGCCGCTTCCGATATCGAGGCTATCGGCATTACAAACCAGCGCGAAACGACAGTGCTCTGGGACCGTAACACGGGTGAAGCCGTACACCGTGCGGTGGTCTGGCAGGATCGGCGCGCCGCACCCATCTGCGAGGACCTGAAACGCCGTGGCCTGGAGCCGTTGTTTTCGAAAAAGACCGGCCTGCTGCTCGATCCCTATTTTTCCGGTACCAAGCTGAAATGGATTCTGGATAGCGTCAGCGGCCTCCGCGAAAAGGCGGTGAGGGGTGACATCTGCTTCGGCACGGTCGACAGTTTCCTGATCTACCGTCTCACCGGCGGTCGTCGCCATGTGACCGACGCCACCAATGCCTCTCGGACCTTGATCTACAATATTGAGGACAATGCCTGGGATGACGAGCTGCTGTCGATCCTCGACATTCCCCGCGCCATGCTGCCGGAAGTGCTGGATTGCGCCGCTGATTTCGGCGTGACGGACAAGGCGCTTCTAGGCGCAGAAATCCCGATCCTCGGTGTTGCCGGCGATCAGCAGGCAGCTGTCATCGGCAATGCCTGCTTCGAGCCGGGCATGATGAAATCAACCTATGGCACCGGCTGCTTCGCGCTTCTCAATACCGGCACGGATCGCGTCGCTTCCACCAACCGGCTGCTTACGACGATTGCTTACCGTCTCGATGGTGTGACGACCTATGCGCTCGAAGGTTCGATCTTCATTGCCGGTGCGGCGGTGCAATGGCTGCGTGACGAGCTGGGTTTCATCTCGGTCGCCTCTGAAGTCAGCGCGCTTGCCGAAAAGGCCGATCCCAATCAGCGTGTCTATCTGGTTCCGGCCTTCACCGGCCTTGGTGCGCCGTATTGGGATGCTGATGCGCGCGGAGCGATCTTCGGCCTGACGCGTGGAACAGGACCTGCGGAATTCGCACGTGCGGCGCTGGAAAGCGTTGCCTATCAGACGTTTGACCTCCTGGATGCCATGCGCAAGGACTGGGCGGGTGACAATGGCAAGACGGTGCTGCGGGTCGATGGCGGCATGGTTGCCTCTGACTGGACGATGCAGCGACTGGCCGATGTTCTCGCCGCACCGGTAGACCGTCCGGTCTTTCTGGAAACGACCATTCTGGGTGCCGCCTGGCTCGCTGCATCGCGTGCGGGCATCTGGCCGGATCGTGAAGCCTTCGCAGCCCATTGGAAACGTGACCGCCGTTTCGCTCCTGACATGGACGAGGCGGAGCGGAAAAACGCCATCGCCGGCTGGCGTGACAGCGTCGGCCGGTGCCTTTCACGGCGGGAAAACTAG
- a CDS encoding extracellular solute-binding protein, protein MRRHLMTTTAAMLLAMTGSAFAGMEEAKQFLDKEIGDMSSLSRADQEKELQWFIDAAKPFAGMDIKVVSESLTTHEYESKVLAPAFTAITGIKVTHDIIQEGDVVEKIQTQMQTGQNLYDGWVNDSDLIGTHWRYQQVRNLTDFMANEGKDVTNPGLDLKDFIGSAFTTAPDKKLYQLPDQQFANLYWFRYDWFNDDKNKADFKAKYGYDLGVPVNWSAYEDIAEFFTGRDVGGKKVFGHMDYGKKDPSLGWRFTDAWLSMAGNGDKGLPNGLPVDEWGIKVNDKSQPVGSCVARGGDTNGPASVYSIEKYLEWLKKYAPPEAQGMTFSESGPVPAQGNIAQQIFWYTAFTADMAKPGLPVVNEDGSPKWRVAPSPHGVYWKDGMKLGYQDVGSWTLMKSTPDDRAKAAWLYAQFVTSKTVDVKKSHVGLTFIRDSTIHHQSFTDRAAKLGGLIEFYRSPARVQWSPTGTNVPDYPKLAQLWWQAIGDASSGAKTAQAAMDSLCAEQEKVMARIERAGVQGDIGPKLAEEHDIDYWNKDAVSKGNLAPQLKIANEKEKPVTVNYDELVKSWQK, encoded by the coding sequence ATGCGACGGCATCTGATGACGACGACGGCAGCCATGCTGCTGGCAATGACAGGTTCCGCTTTCGCCGGAATGGAGGAAGCAAAGCAGTTTCTGGACAAGGAAATCGGCGATATGTCGTCGCTTTCCCGTGCGGATCAGGAGAAGGAACTGCAATGGTTTATCGATGCCGCGAAACCTTTCGCCGGCATGGACATCAAGGTCGTTTCCGAATCCCTGACCACGCATGAATATGAATCGAAAGTTCTGGCGCCGGCCTTCACCGCCATTACCGGCATCAAGGTCACGCATGACATCATCCAGGAAGGTGACGTCGTCGAAAAGATCCAGACCCAGATGCAGACCGGCCAGAACCTTTATGACGGCTGGGTCAACGACAGCGATCTCATCGGCACGCATTGGCGCTACCAGCAGGTGCGCAACCTGACCGACTTCATGGCCAATGAAGGCAAGGACGTCACCAATCCCGGTCTCGACCTCAAGGATTTCATCGGCAGCGCCTTTACAACGGCACCGGACAAGAAGCTCTACCAGCTTCCCGACCAGCAATTCGCGAACCTCTACTGGTTCCGTTACGACTGGTTCAACGACGACAAGAACAAGGCCGATTTCAAGGCCAAATACGGCTACGACCTCGGCGTGCCGGTCAACTGGTCGGCTTATGAGGATATCGCCGAATTCTTCACCGGCCGCGATGTCGGCGGCAAGAAGGTCTTCGGCCATATGGACTATGGCAAGAAGGACCCGTCGCTTGGCTGGCGCTTCACCGATGCCTGGCTCTCCATGGCTGGCAACGGCGACAAGGGTCTGCCGAACGGCCTGCCGGTCGATGAATGGGGTATCAAGGTCAACGACAAGTCGCAGCCCGTCGGTTCCTGCGTGGCGCGGGGTGGTGATACCAACGGTCCCGCTTCGGTCTATTCCATCGAGAAATATCTCGAATGGCTGAAGAAATACGCGCCGCCGGAAGCACAGGGCATGACCTTCTCCGAATCCGGGCCGGTGCCGGCGCAGGGTAACATTGCCCAGCAGATCTTCTGGTACACGGCCTTCACCGCCGATATGGCCAAACCCGGCCTGCCTGTTGTGAACGAGGACGGCTCGCCGAAATGGCGCGTCGCACCTTCGCCGCATGGCGTCTACTGGAAGGACGGCATGAAGCTCGGTTATCAGGATGTGGGTTCGTGGACATTGATGAAATCCACCCCCGACGACCGCGCCAAGGCTGCATGGCTTTACGCGCAGTTCGTGACCTCCAAGACGGTGGATGTGAAGAAGAGCCATGTGGGTCTCACCTTCATTCGTGACAGCACGATCCATCACCAGAGCTTCACGGATCGGGCTGCCAAGCTCGGCGGTCTGATCGAGTTCTATCGTTCGCCGGCCCGCGTGCAATGGTCTCCAACCGGCACCAACGTTCCTGATTATCCGAAGCTGGCGCAGCTGTGGTGGCAGGCAATCGGCGATGCGTCGTCGGGTGCGAAAACCGCGCAGGCAGCCATGGACTCGCTCTGCGCCGAGCAGGAAAAGGTCATGGCCCGTATCGAGCGCGCCGGTGTGCAGGGTGATATCGGCCCGAAACTGGCGGAAGAGCACGATATCGACTACTGGAACAAGGACGCCGTTTCGAAGGGCAATCTGGCTCCGCAGCTGAAGATCGCCAACGAAAAGGAAAAGCCGGTCACCGTCAATTACGACGAACTGGTCAAAAGCTGGCAGAAGTAA
- a CDS encoding DUF2160 domain-containing protein, with amino-acid sequence MKMPDFTWMAWTWATAAFFCAIAVLLVGMWVWEYFSPGGNPRFGLLRFETTRGDRLFISLLGSAFIHLAWLGLVGPNLWWALALSVVYAIGVFRFV; translated from the coding sequence ATGAAGATGCCCGATTTTACCTGGATGGCGTGGACTTGGGCTACGGCCGCATTTTTCTGCGCCATCGCCGTGCTGCTCGTCGGCATGTGGGTCTGGGAATATTTTTCGCCCGGTGGCAATCCCCGCTTTGGCCTCTTGCGCTTTGAGACCACGCGCGGCGACCGGTTGTTCATTTCGCTGCTCGGCAGCGCCTTTATTCATCTCGCATGGCTCGGGCTGGTCGGTCCGAACCTGTGGTGGGCTCTCGCTCTGTCCGTGGTCTACGCCATCGGCGTTTTCCGTTTCGTTTAG
- a CDS encoding carbohydrate ABC transporter permease: MGNSPVKAASAGLSGLAARSRRRHGPSRFSWLVPTIYIILLLVPIYWLVNMSFKTNAEIVSSMTLYPHQPTLQNYRTIFTDSSWYSGYINSIIYVVMNMVISVAAALPAAYAFSRYRFLGDKHLFFWLLTNRMAPPAVFALPFFQLYSAFGLIDTHIAVALAHCLFNVPLAVWILEGFMSGVPKEIDETAYIDGYSFPKFFVKIFMPLIASGIGVACFFSFMFSWVELLIARTLTTTDAKPIAATMTRTVSAAGMDWGLLAAAGVLTLIPGALVIWFVRNYIAKGFALGRV; encoded by the coding sequence ATGGGAAATTCCCCGGTGAAAGCCGCCTCGGCGGGATTGTCGGGCCTTGCGGCACGATCGCGCCGCCGCCATGGGCCATCGCGTTTTTCCTGGCTGGTGCCGACGATCTACATCATTCTTCTGCTCGTGCCGATCTATTGGCTCGTCAATATGAGCTTTAAGACGAATGCGGAGATCGTCTCGTCCATGACGCTTTATCCGCACCAGCCGACGCTGCAGAACTACCGGACGATCTTCACCGATTCCTCCTGGTATTCGGGTTACATCAACTCGATTATCTACGTTGTGATGAACATGGTGATCTCGGTTGCAGCGGCACTTCCGGCGGCCTATGCCTTCTCCCGTTACCGTTTTCTCGGTGACAAGCACCTGTTCTTCTGGCTTTTGACCAACCGTATGGCCCCGCCCGCCGTGTTCGCGTTGCCCTTCTTCCAGCTTTATTCGGCGTTCGGGCTGATCGACACGCATATTGCTGTGGCGCTGGCGCATTGCCTGTTCAACGTGCCGCTGGCGGTGTGGATCCTCGAAGGCTTCATGTCGGGCGTGCCGAAGGAAATCGACGAAACCGCCTATATTGACGGCTATTCCTTCCCGAAATTCTTCGTGAAGATTTTCATGCCGCTCATCGCTTCCGGCATCGGTGTGGCCTGCTTCTTCAGCTTCATGTTCTCGTGGGTCGAGCTTCTGATCGCCCGTACGCTGACGACGACGGATGCAAAGCCGATCGCCGCGACGATGACGCGAACCGTGTCCGCCGCCGGCATGGATTGGGGCCTGCTTGCCGCTGCCGGTGTGCTGACACTCATTCCGGGCGCGCTGGTGATCTGGTTCGTGCGCAATTACATCGCCAAGGGCTTTGCGTTGGGGAGGGTTTGA
- a CDS encoding carbohydrate ABC transporter permease, which produces MEKSWNNKAWFMVLPVLVLVAFSAVIPLMTVVNYSVQDTFGNNQFFWAGTQWFEEILASARFWDALGRNLLFSGIILAIEIPLGIFIALKMPKSGIGVPVCLVTMALPLLVPWNVVGTIWQVFGRSDIGLLGYYANQLGLDYNYVNDPLDAWITVVIMDVWHWTSLVVLLCYASLVSIPDAYYQAARIDGASRFAVFRFIQLPKMKRVLLIAFLLRFMDSFMIYTEPFVVTGGGPGNSTTFLSIDLVKMALGQFDLGPAAAMSLIYFLIILLLSWVFYTVMTSHDAET; this is translated from the coding sequence GATGACCGTCGTGAACTATTCGGTGCAGGATACCTTCGGCAACAACCAGTTCTTCTGGGCGGGAACGCAATGGTTCGAAGAAATTCTGGCATCGGCCCGGTTCTGGGATGCGCTGGGGCGCAACCTGCTGTTCTCCGGCATCATCCTCGCGATTGAAATTCCGCTCGGCATTTTCATCGCGCTCAAAATGCCGAAATCCGGCATCGGCGTGCCTGTCTGCCTTGTGACGATGGCGCTGCCGCTTCTGGTGCCGTGGAACGTGGTCGGCACGATCTGGCAGGTGTTCGGGCGCAGCGATATTGGGCTGCTCGGTTATTACGCCAATCAGCTTGGGCTTGATTACAACTACGTCAACGATCCGCTCGATGCATGGATCACGGTCGTCATCATGGATGTCTGGCACTGGACGAGCCTCGTCGTGCTGCTCTGCTATGCCAGCCTCGTTTCCATTCCGGATGCCTATTACCAGGCGGCCAGGATCGATGGAGCATCGCGTTTCGCCGTATTCCGGTTCATCCAGCTGCCGAAGATGAAGCGCGTGCTGCTCATCGCATTCCTGCTGCGCTTCATGGACAGTTTCATGATCTATACCGAGCCTTTCGTCGTCACTGGCGGCGGCCCGGGCAATTCCACCACCTTTCTGTCCATCGATCTCGTGAAGATGGCGCTCGGCCAGTTTGACCTGGGCCCTGCAGCAGCCATGTCGCTGATCTACTTCCTCATCATCCTGCTGTTGTCCTGGGTGTTCTACACCGTGATGACCAGCCACGACGCGGAGACTTGA